Proteins from one Telopea speciosissima isolate NSW1024214 ecotype Mountain lineage chromosome 1, Tspe_v1, whole genome shotgun sequence genomic window:
- the LOC122642036 gene encoding uncharacterized protein LOC122642036 — MENESEREEIEESSKIDHESSKPHKPNKPPRTVKTKVPEVEIRLFRRGKGPIDVFKSSLGGWDQNQLEVSDILEKYSFKSIFAFNPESGRGVSIRFNPRNGRSLLPYTDGSVIFIDGEPKDSMVKPITKIAIGIALMTFLIVMLFKETPDWMKRFNLIGGTFPPWVLACAVIVFTRLRKRTRDILKRYGW, encoded by the exons ATGGAGAACGAGAGCgaaagagaagagatagaggagagCTCCAAGATCGACCATGAATCTTCAAAACCCCATAAACCTAACAAACCTCCCCGAACCGTGAAGACCAAAGTTCCAGAGGTGGAAATCCGCCTCTTTCGACGAGGCAAAGGCCCCATTGACGTCTTCAAATCCAGCCTAGGAGGTTGGGATCAGAACCAGTTGGAGGTCTCCGACATTCTTGAGAAATATAGTTTCAAATCGATTTTCGCTTTCAATCCTGAATCGGGAAGAGGCGTTTCTATCCGTTTCAATCCTCGAAATGGTAGATCCTTGCTCCCTTACACAGATGGATCGGTGATCTTCATAGATGGAGAGCCAAAG GACTCGATGGTCAAACCTATAACCAAGATTGCGATAGGGATAGCTTTAATGACCTTTTTAATAGTAATGCTTTTCAAGGAAACTCCAGACTGGATGAAGAGATTTAACTTAATAGGTGGGACCTTCCCTCCATGGGTTCTGGCTTGTGCAGTTATAGTTTTCACTCGACTGAGGAAGAGAACTAGGGACATTTTGAAAAGGTATGGCTGGTGA
- the LOC122642030 gene encoding ABC transporter A family member 7-like: MCSNAFSPGFGPELVCLQVQPLWRDNSSIITTELVDILRGKSENKTRNAILGVYDFLNTNNRKFNATVWYNQTATESDFDQGSTTRIQKALNLASNSYLQFFRGARAKVILEFIAEMPKPLSVTPNFDISSLAGPLFYSWIFQLLFPVILNSLVYEKQHKLRIMMKMHGLRDGSYWLITYSYFLFISSAYMTCFILFGTVVGLKSFTMNSYSIQFSFFLVFMNLQIALAFLVATFFSDVKTSSVIGFLYVFSSSLLGFFLFVNLLKSSKSEFRILILEMFPAFALFRGLHEFGQYSFDAQLSGGIGMGWKDLGESGLESTLFLMIIEWMVLLLLAYYLDQVFSVGGGVKKHPLWFLNCKFNTCSCTPLNDPHRKGFDVLANVEKADVYREKELVDKLMEEPSNSEGYPMIVDKLHKVYPSKDGNPEKYAVREISLALPEGECLGMLGPNGAGKTTFISMMIGLTTPSAGTALVNGFDLRNEMDKVYSSMGVCPQHDLLWEMLTAREHLMFYGRLKNLKGIELEHAVEESLKSVNLFSIADKQAGKFSGGMKRRLSVAISALGNPKVIFLDEPSTGLDPASRDFLWKAIKNAKQGKAMILTTHSMEEAEALCNRIGIFVDGRLQCIGSPTELKARYGGIYVLTITTSSDHEEEIKELAHRLSPKAKKVYHLSGTLKFELPKQDVTIAQVFRAIENAKKKFTVQAWGLTDTTLEDVFIKVAKGAQ; this comes from the exons ATGTGTTCTAATGCTTTTTCCCCCGGGTTTGGTCCAGAATTAGTATGCTTGCAAGTTCAACCTTTATGGCGAGACAATTCTTCCATTATTACTACTGAGCTAGTAGATATCCTTCGGGGTAAATCTGAAAATAAGACGAGAAATGCGATTCTAGGAG TATATGATTTCCTGAACACAAACAATCGTAAATTCAATGCAACAGTCTGGTACAATCAAACTGCCACAGAATCCGATTTTGATCAGGGTAGCACGACACGTATTCAGAAGGCTTTGAATCTG GCCTCAAATTCCTACCTCCAATTCTTCAGAGGTGCCCGTGCGAAGGTGATTCTCGAGTTTATTGCAGAGATGCCTAAACCTCTATCAGTTACACCGAACTTTGATATTTCTTCTCTTGCTGGACCACTGTTCTATTCATGGATCTTTCAGTTACTTTTTCCG GTTATTTTGAATAGCCTAGTTTATGAAAAACAGCATAAACTAAGGATCATGATGAAGATGCATGGACTCAGGGATGGTTCTTACTGGTTAATTACgtattcctactttctctttatATCGTCTGCCTACATGACATGTTTTATACTGTTTGGCACAGTTGTAG GCTTAAAATCCTTCACAATGAACAGCTACAGCATCCAGTTTAGCTTCTTCCTCGTCTTTATGAACCTACAGATTGCACTTGCTTTTCTTGTAGCCACATTTTTTTCGGATGTGAAGACTTCTTCAG TGATTGGATTTTTGTACGTGTTTTCCTCTTCACTTCTAggattctttctttttgtgAATTTGCTCAAATCATCTAAGTCAG AATTCCGCATTCTAATTTTGGAGATGTTTCCTGCTTTTGCTTTATTCCGTGGGCTACATGAGTTTGGACAATATTCCTTTGATGCTCAATTATCTGGAGGCATCGGAATGGGTTGGAAGGATTTGGGTGAGAGCGGATTGGAATCGACGCTATTTCTCATGATCATTGAATGGATGGTACTGCTTTTGTTAGCATATTACTTGGATCAAGTTTTCTCAGTTGGTGGTGGAGTCAAGAAACACCCCTTATGGTTCCTGAATTGCAAATTTAATACCTGTTCATGCACTCCTCTAAATGACCCACATAGAAAAGGATTTGATGTGCTTGCCAATGTTGAAAAGGCTGATGTCTATCGTGAG AAGGAATTAGTTGATAAACTAATGGAGGAGCCCTCTAACTCTGAGGGCTACCCCATGATTGTGGACAAACTCCACAAGGTATATCCTAGCAAGGATGGGAACCCAGAGAAATATGCAGTACGAGAAATATCTCTTGCTTTGCCTGAAGGAGAATGCTTGGGTATGCTAGGTCCAAATGGTGCAGGAAAAACTACTTTCATCAGTATG ATGATTGGTCTTACAACTCCCTCTGCTGGTACTGCATTAGTTAATGGGTTTGATTTAAGGAATGAAATGGATAAAGTGTACAGTAGCATGGGTGTCTGTCCACAGCATGA CTTGCTCTGGGAAATGTTAACTGCAAGAGAGCACCTAATGTTTTATGGTCGACTAAAGAACCTCAAAGGCATTGAATTAGAACAT GCTGTGGAAGAATCATTAAAGAGTGTGAATTTATTTAGCATTGCTGATAAACAAGCAGGAAAATTTAGTGGCGGCATGAAAAGGAGGCTTAGTGTTGCCATCTCAGCGCTTGGAAATCCTAAG GTTATCTTTCTGGATGAGCCTAGCACAGGACTAGATCCAGCTTCTAGAGACTTCTTATGGAAAGCAATAAAAAACGCAAAACAAGGGAAAGCAATGATTCTCACAA CACATTCAATGGAAGAGGCAGAGGCTCTATGCAACCGGATAGGAATATTTGTAGATGGAAGACTGCAGTGCATCGGTAGCCCGACTGAG CTAAAAGCTAGATATGGAGGGATCTATGTCTTAACGATCACAACCTCTTCTGatcatgaagaagaaataaaggaatTGGCACACAGGCTCTCTCCGAAAGCAAAAAAGGTATATCATTTATCAGGCACGCTGAAGTTTGAATTACCAAAGCAAGATGTCACAATTGCACAAGTTTTCAGAGCAATTGAGAATGCAAAGAAGAAGTTCACTGTACAAGCATGGGGTTTAACCGATACCACCTTGGAAGATGTTTTCATCAAAGTTGCCAAAGGGGCACAGTAA